Proteins from a genomic interval of Pseudomonas asplenii:
- a CDS encoding conjugal transfer protein TraG N-terminal domain-containing protein: MTLYTNDYLEYYLTLVGWLVSNGIWNVLMDSGFFALPFLVILLQEWFKAREEGGGADAALAAIASIEHRLWLATAVVMLAGVPFITVSLSTLKFDKSRSEQCQHQSPLPQDTGWGKSFTTLNGQSAKVPLWWFFVHSVSKAISGAAVAAIPCGTDLRQMRMEVNNTRLKNPLLGQEVADFINDCYGYSRAKLFMKPPTLTEEQTHDINWIGSRYFLEKEGFYDIYHSKTPRAQWPYDPVRDAGLAKVPGGGGYPTCKQWWSDDKEGLKSRVLAEVDSSLLERFTKWASFTSKDKVDEALIRQVVSPRNQQMTQGKVYTDYGGRVGSSIPDAAARVTGAVGTTMGTLTNMPAMDVVRQALPMVMAFLKMALVICIPLVLVLGSYDLKAMITVSVVQFAMIFVDFWFQLARWMDSTIFDALYGSGSPHANLNPLMGLNNQQADFLLGIVMGAMFLVMPTFWITALGWAGLHAGSALRGFADGTGDARQYGGAGTNALKKAVNKLLSGK, translated from the coding sequence ATGACGCTCTATACCAACGACTACCTGGAGTACTACCTGACCCTGGTGGGCTGGCTGGTCAGCAACGGCATCTGGAACGTGCTGATGGACTCAGGCTTCTTCGCGCTACCCTTCCTGGTCATCCTGCTGCAGGAGTGGTTCAAGGCGCGCGAAGAAGGCGGTGGCGCGGATGCAGCGCTGGCCGCCATTGCCAGTATCGAGCACCGTTTGTGGTTGGCGACTGCGGTAGTCATGCTTGCCGGGGTGCCCTTCATTACGGTGAGCCTGAGCACCCTGAAGTTCGACAAGAGCCGCTCGGAGCAATGTCAGCACCAGTCGCCCTTGCCCCAGGACACCGGCTGGGGGAAATCCTTTACCACCCTGAACGGCCAGAGCGCCAAGGTCCCGCTCTGGTGGTTCTTCGTGCATTCGGTGTCCAAGGCGATCAGCGGCGCCGCCGTGGCCGCCATTCCCTGCGGGACGGATCTGCGACAGATGCGTATGGAGGTGAACAACACTCGGCTGAAAAACCCGCTGCTGGGTCAGGAGGTGGCCGACTTCATCAACGACTGCTACGGCTACTCCCGGGCCAAACTGTTCATGAAACCACCGACCCTGACCGAGGAGCAGACCCACGACATCAACTGGATAGGTTCGCGGTATTTTCTGGAGAAAGAGGGCTTCTACGACATCTATCACTCCAAGACTCCGCGTGCTCAATGGCCCTACGATCCGGTGCGGGACGCGGGCCTGGCAAAAGTGCCCGGCGGTGGTGGCTACCCGACCTGTAAGCAATGGTGGAGTGACGACAAGGAGGGATTGAAAAGCCGGGTGCTTGCCGAAGTGGACAGCTCCCTACTAGAGCGCTTCACCAAGTGGGCCAGCTTTACCAGCAAGGACAAGGTGGATGAGGCGCTCATTCGGCAGGTGGTGTCACCCAGGAATCAGCAAATGACCCAGGGCAAGGTCTATACCGACTACGGCGGCCGGGTCGGGTCTTCGATACCGGACGCTGCCGCCCGTGTGACCGGGGCAGTCGGTACGACGATGGGGACGCTGACGAACATGCCGGCCATGGATGTGGTGCGCCAGGCGCTGCCGATGGTGATGGCCTTTCTGAAAATGGCGCTGGTGATCTGCATTCCGTTGGTGCTGGTGCTCGGCAGTTATGACCTGAAGGCGATGATCACCGTTTCAGTGGTGCAGTTCGCGATGATCTTCGTCGACTTCTGGTTTCAGTTGGCACGCTGGATGGACAGCACCATCTTTGATGCCTTGTACGGGTCCGGCTCGCCCCATGCGAACCTGAACCCGTTGATGGGGTTGAACAATCAGCAGGCTGATTTTTTGTTGGGGATTGTGATGGGGGCAATGTTCCTTGTGATGCCAACATTTTGGATAACCGCTCTCGGCTGGGCGGGACTTCATGCTGGATCAGCTCTTCGAGGATTCGCTGATGGAACGGGCGATGCTCGACAATACGGAGGCGCAGGCACAAACGCACTGAAGAAAGCTGTAAACAAGTTATTATCTGGAAAGTAA
- the dmeF gene encoding CDF family Co(II)/Ni(II) efflux transporter DmeF yields MNTTHNGHAHDFLGAGHDDNARRTLWVVILTVVMMVGEIAAGYITGSMALLADGFHMATHAGALGIAAAAYAFARKHSGNTAYSFGTGKVGDLGGFASALILGLISLGIGIESVMRLLEPTQVQFGTATLIAVIGLIVNIVSALLLAGGVGHDHGHGHDHGYGHHHHGHAHGEDNNLRSAYVHVLADAVTSVLAIVALLAGQYLGWVWLDPIMGIVGAVVIARWAWTLMQDTASVLLDKTDEHVAEEIRELLDQSGTLRITDLHVWRVGPQARAAIVSVLGSTELSADDVRTALAPVHEVTHLTVEYRVA; encoded by the coding sequence ATGAATACTACGCATAACGGGCATGCCCACGACTTCCTCGGCGCCGGCCACGATGACAACGCCAGGCGCACGCTTTGGGTGGTGATCCTCACGGTCGTGATGATGGTGGGTGAGATTGCCGCCGGTTACATCACCGGCTCCATGGCCTTGCTGGCTGACGGCTTTCACATGGCGACCCATGCCGGGGCGCTGGGGATCGCGGCGGCGGCGTACGCCTTTGCGCGCAAGCATTCCGGGAATACCGCCTACAGCTTCGGTACCGGCAAGGTGGGCGACCTCGGCGGCTTCGCCTCGGCGCTGATTCTCGGGTTGATTTCGCTGGGCATCGGCATCGAGTCGGTCATGCGCTTGCTCGAACCGACCCAGGTCCAGTTCGGGACCGCCACGCTGATTGCGGTTATCGGCCTGATCGTGAACATTGTCAGTGCGCTGCTGCTGGCTGGCGGTGTTGGTCATGATCACGGACACGGCCACGATCATGGATATGGTCACCATCATCACGGGCACGCCCACGGCGAAGACAACAACCTGCGCTCCGCTTATGTCCACGTGTTGGCCGACGCGGTGACTTCGGTGCTGGCCATCGTTGCGCTGCTGGCCGGTCAGTACCTCGGTTGGGTCTGGCTGGATCCAATCATGGGCATCGTCGGCGCCGTGGTCATTGCGCGCTGGGCCTGGACGTTGATGCAGGACACCGCTTCGGTGCTGCTGGACAAGACCGACGAGCACGTGGCCGAGGAGATCCGGGAACTGCTCGATCAGTCTGGAACGCTCAGGATCACCGACTTGCATGTCTGGCGGGTTGGCCCGCAGGCACGTGCCGCCATCGTCAGTGTGCTGGGCTCCACGGAATTGTCGGCCGATGACGTTCGCACGGCGTTGGCGCCGGTCCATGAAGTGACCCATCTCACGGTTGAATACCGGGTAGCCTGA
- a CDS encoding HlyD family type I secretion periplasmic adaptor subunit, with product MSLLDRFFPRLRHYRDIAQAALEAEKAQGNTLQRQRDEVEFLPAALEVLETPASPIGRGLMWMLMLLFAIALIWSIVGKLDVVAVAEGKVVPNGNSKTIQPLEAGIVKAIMVDNGQHVTEGQALIDLDPTEATADVSKSRTARIDAMLVINRAQSLLDTQTTNRAPVVAVVQDASEDRQRDTQRFAESAFYEQRSKLTGLRSELQKRTQELQTTQHKISSLQQTLPMTRAEEEDYKTLLQQSYVPRHAYLEKMQARIEQEQELAGQQSYAKELQATIQEQRDDIDTAIAQFRREQLDLLNQAQQQLAQDQGDETKSRQRQGQTHLTAPVSGTVQELAVHTIGGVVTPAQALLVIVPDDVGLEVDVQILNRDIGFVRPGQDAEIKLDAFPYTHYGTIAGRVMSISQDAVKDDKLGLVYPARIQLGAHEIVDDGKRIQLEPGMTSSVEIKTEQRRIIEYLLTPLLKYESEALRER from the coding sequence ATGTCGCTGCTTGATCGCTTCTTCCCGCGCCTGCGGCATTACCGCGACATTGCCCAGGCTGCCCTCGAGGCTGAGAAAGCCCAAGGCAACACCTTGCAACGCCAGCGCGACGAGGTTGAGTTTCTGCCTGCGGCGCTGGAGGTACTCGAAACGCCGGCGTCGCCCATTGGGCGTGGCTTGATGTGGATGTTGATGCTGTTGTTCGCAATCGCCCTGATCTGGTCCATCGTCGGCAAGCTGGATGTGGTGGCCGTGGCCGAGGGCAAGGTGGTGCCCAATGGCAACAGCAAGACCATCCAGCCGCTCGAGGCGGGCATCGTCAAGGCGATCATGGTCGACAACGGCCAGCACGTAACCGAGGGGCAGGCGTTGATCGACCTGGACCCGACCGAGGCCACCGCCGATGTCAGCAAGTCCAGGACGGCGCGGATCGACGCGATGCTGGTGATCAACCGTGCCCAGTCCTTGCTGGATACACAGACGACCAACCGGGCGCCGGTGGTCGCGGTGGTTCAGGACGCGAGCGAGGATCGCCAGCGCGATACCCAGCGCTTTGCCGAGAGTGCGTTTTACGAGCAGCGCAGCAAGCTCACCGGCCTTCGTTCGGAACTACAAAAGCGCACGCAGGAGTTGCAGACCACCCAGCACAAGATCAGCAGCCTGCAGCAAACCCTGCCAATGACTCGGGCCGAGGAAGAGGACTACAAGACCCTGCTGCAGCAAAGCTACGTCCCACGGCATGCCTACCTGGAAAAGATGCAGGCGCGCATCGAGCAGGAGCAGGAGTTGGCCGGGCAGCAGAGCTATGCCAAGGAACTGCAGGCCACCATCCAGGAGCAGCGCGACGATATCGATACGGCGATTGCGCAGTTTCGTCGTGAGCAACTCGACTTGCTCAACCAGGCCCAGCAGCAACTGGCCCAGGACCAGGGTGATGAAACCAAGTCCCGCCAACGGCAGGGTCAAACCCACCTGACCGCTCCGGTGAGTGGGACTGTTCAGGAACTGGCGGTGCACACCATCGGGGGGGTGGTGACCCCAGCCCAAGCCTTACTGGTGATCGTGCCTGACGATGTTGGGTTGGAAGTCGATGTGCAGATTCTCAACCGGGATATTGGCTTTGTCCGTCCGGGGCAGGACGCCGAAATCAAGTTGGATGCCTTTCCATACACCCACTACGGGACGATCGCTGGCAGGGTCATGTCGATCTCTCAGGATGCGGTGAAGGACGACAAGCTGGGACTGGTGTACCCGGCCCGTATTCAGCTTGGGGCGCATGAGATTGTCGATGACGGTAAGCGCATTCAGCTGGAGCCGGGGATGACCAGCTCCGTGGAGATCAAGACCGAGCAGCGACGGATTATCGAATACCTGCTGACGCCGCTGTTGAAGTACGAAAGCGAGGCGTTGAGAGAACGCTAG
- a CDS encoding metal/formaldehyde-sensitive transcriptional repressor, translating into MSHIKSNKDDLLKRVKRIAGQVQAIERALEGDADCAKTLHLVAATRGAINGLLDEIIEDHAREHVAKAGLTDEERTQGVEELLEAIRRYSK; encoded by the coding sequence ATGAGTCACATCAAATCCAACAAGGACGATCTGCTCAAGCGGGTCAAACGCATCGCCGGCCAGGTTCAGGCCATCGAGCGGGCGTTGGAAGGGGATGCCGACTGCGCCAAGACCCTGCACCTGGTGGCCGCCACCCGTGGGGCGATCAATGGGCTGCTTGACGAGATCATCGAAGACCACGCCCGCGAGCACGTCGCGAAGGCGGGGCTGACCGACGAAGAGCGCACGCAAGGCGTTGAAGAGCTGCTTGAAGCCATTCGCCGTTATTCGAAGTGA
- the tnpB gene encoding IS66 family insertion sequence element accessory protein TnpB (TnpB, as the term is used for proteins encoded by IS66 family insertion elements, is considered an accessory protein, since TnpC, encoded by a neighboring gene, is a DDE family transposase.), which translates to MMRPDAKVEKVYLYPKPVDFRKSIDGLAALVELDIKVAVFDPVLFVFLNKPRNRVKILYWERNGFCLWLKRLESERFKTSPDATDEAIVLTVQELNWLLDGFDLWRNRPHQVLTPRFVA; encoded by the coding sequence ATGATGCGACCCGACGCCAAAGTCGAAAAAGTGTACCTCTACCCCAAACCTGTAGACTTTCGAAAATCCATCGACGGACTGGCTGCGCTGGTCGAACTGGATATCAAGGTTGCCGTGTTCGACCCGGTACTTTTCGTTTTCCTCAACAAGCCGCGCAACCGAGTGAAAATCTTGTACTGGGAGCGCAACGGCTTCTGCCTTTGGCTCAAACGCCTGGAATCAGAGCGATTCAAAACATCGCCCGATGCCACCGACGAGGCGATTGTCCTCACCGTCCAGGAACTGAACTGGCTGCTCGACGGTTTTGACCTCTGGCGTAACCGTCCCCATCAGGTTTTGACGCCGCGATTCGTGGCCTGA
- a CDS encoding DUF3742 family protein, with amino-acid sequence MAAKAKKKGLIYRLGYVYGWCSRRYLRFEEPVIRWGVKKGLPAALAGLMRWLIRLSLVGAFLLLAFWGVIVVFGIYVLKEILSSESDFGAEENKFDDTDFCPDRFSPDYIHDPRFDHKP; translated from the coding sequence ATGGCTGCCAAAGCGAAGAAAAAAGGACTTATCTATCGGCTGGGCTACGTCTATGGCTGGTGCTCCAGGCGCTATCTCAGGTTCGAGGAACCGGTGATTCGCTGGGGGGTGAAGAAAGGTCTGCCCGCCGCGTTGGCGGGCTTGATGAGATGGCTGATACGGCTGTCGTTGGTTGGTGCGTTTTTGCTCTTGGCGTTTTGGGGGGTAATTGTGGTTTTTGGAATTTATGTACTCAAAGAAATATTGAGTTCTGAGTCTGATTTCGGCGCAGAAGAAAATAAGTTTGATGATACAGATTTCTGCCCTGACCGCTTTTCTCCTGATTATATTCATGATCCTAGATTTGATCATAAACCTTAG
- a CDS encoding DUF1289 domain-containing protein: MAKDIENPCVSLCQLNSEMCVSCGRTREEIRKWRGMKRPEKMATVQKASARMKSLTKKKNKH, encoded by the coding sequence ATGGCAAAGGACATTGAAAACCCCTGCGTTTCGCTGTGCCAATTGAACAGCGAAATGTGTGTAAGCTGCGGCCGCACCCGCGAAGAAATCCGTAAATGGCGCGGCATGAAGCGCCCGGAAAAGATGGCGACGGTGCAGAAGGCCAGCGCTCGCATGAAAAGCCTCACCAAGAAGAAAAACAAGCACTAG
- the tnpC gene encoding IS66 family transposase, with product MKSMPDNLPDDLQLLKQMLAKMQSRVGFLEEENALLRQRLFGRKSEQTADPATPQLALFNEAESVVEAIDENAEEEVVAPAKRRGKRKPLPADLPRIEVIHELPEHELTCACGCRKHSIGEEISEQLEIVPMQIRVIKHVRKIYGCRECEAAPVTADKPAQLIEKSMASPSVLAMLLTTKYVDGLPLHRFEKVLGRYGIDIPRQTLARWVIQCGEHFQPLLNLMRDRLLESRVIHCDETRVQVLKEPDREPSSQSWMWVQTGGPPDRPVILFDYSTSRAQEVPTRLLEGYRGYVMTDDYAGYNALGAQDGVERLGCWAHARRKFVEAQKVQPKGKTGRADIALNLINKLYGIERDLKASSDADRKIGRHEHSLPILAQLKSWIEKTQPQVTAQNALGKAISYLASNWSKLERYVEEGYLPMDNNAAERAIRPFVIGRKNWLFSDTPKGATASAQLYSLVETAKANGQEPYAWLRHALERLPTATSVEDYEALLPWNCEPRLHS from the coding sequence ATGAAATCCATGCCCGACAACCTTCCCGACGATCTCCAACTGCTCAAGCAAATGCTTGCGAAGATGCAGTCGCGGGTCGGTTTTCTAGAAGAAGAGAACGCATTGCTGCGCCAGCGCTTGTTCGGACGCAAGTCCGAGCAAACAGCCGATCCGGCCACACCGCAGTTGGCGCTCTTCAACGAAGCCGAAAGCGTCGTCGAAGCTATCGACGAAAACGCTGAAGAAGAGGTTGTCGCCCCCGCCAAGCGCCGTGGCAAGCGCAAGCCGCTGCCTGCCGATCTGCCGCGCATCGAAGTCATCCACGAACTGCCCGAGCACGAACTGACCTGCGCCTGCGGTTGCCGTAAACACAGCATTGGTGAGGAAATCAGCGAGCAGCTTGAGATCGTGCCAATGCAGATCCGCGTGATCAAGCATGTGCGCAAGATCTACGGTTGCCGTGAATGCGAAGCCGCCCCAGTCACTGCGGACAAGCCTGCTCAACTGATTGAAAAAAGCATGGCCAGCCCCAGCGTTTTGGCGATGTTGCTGACTACCAAATACGTTGACGGTTTACCGCTTCATCGATTTGAAAAAGTGTTGGGTCGCTACGGTATTGATATCCCGCGCCAGACTTTGGCTCGCTGGGTGATCCAGTGCGGCGAACACTTTCAGCCGCTGCTGAATTTGATGCGCGACCGGCTACTGGAAAGCCGCGTCATCCACTGCGACGAAACGCGCGTGCAAGTGCTGAAAGAACCAGATCGAGAACCGAGCAGCCAATCCTGGATGTGGGTGCAAACCGGCGGCCCACCGGATAGGCCGGTCATCCTTTTTGACTACTCCACCAGCCGTGCGCAGGAGGTGCCAACGCGCCTGCTCGAAGGTTATCGCGGTTACGTGATGACCGATGACTACGCCGGTTACAATGCCTTGGGCGCGCAGGACGGAGTTGAGCGTCTAGGCTGCTGGGCGCATGCGCGACGCAAGTTTGTTGAAGCACAGAAAGTGCAGCCCAAAGGTAAAACGGGACGTGCGGATATCGCGCTGAATCTGATCAACAAGCTGTATGGGATCGAACGCGACTTGAAGGCCAGTAGCGACGCTGATCGTAAAATCGGCCGTCACGAACATAGCCTGCCGATACTGGCTCAGTTGAAAAGCTGGATCGAAAAGACGCAGCCCCAGGTCACCGCTCAGAATGCCTTGGGCAAAGCCATCAGTTACCTCGCAAGTAACTGGAGCAAGCTGGAGCGATACGTCGAGGAAGGGTATTTGCCGATGGACAACAACGCGGCAGAACGCGCGATCCGCCCCTTCGTGATCGGAAGAAAGAACTGGCTGTTTAGCGACACGCCCAAGGGCGCGACGGCCAGTGCTCAACTTTACAGCTTGGTCGAGACTGCCAAAGCCAACGGCCAAGAGCCTTATGCGTGGCTGCGCCACGCACTGGAACGCCTGCCAACGGCGACTTCGGTTGAGGATTACGAAGCCTTGCTGCCGTGGAACTGCGAACCTCGACTTCACAGCTAA
- a CDS encoding YqaA family protein has product MWETTGYLGLFISAFGAATLLPLQSEAVLVALLWAKQHSAFALLCVATAGNVAGSLVNWVLGRYLEHWRDKAWFPVSDKQLARVQNTYHRYGRWSLLLSWVPVIGDPLTVVAGLMREPWWSFLAIVTVAKAARYGVLYLMTLGWA; this is encoded by the coding sequence ATGTGGGAAACAACCGGCTACCTCGGCCTTTTCATTTCGGCGTTCGGCGCCGCGACGCTGTTGCCGCTGCAATCGGAAGCCGTGCTGGTGGCGTTGCTCTGGGCAAAGCAGCATTCGGCTTTTGCCCTGCTGTGTGTCGCCACAGCCGGTAACGTTGCCGGTTCGCTGGTGAACTGGGTGCTCGGACGTTATCTGGAACACTGGCGGGACAAGGCCTGGTTCCCGGTCTCCGACAAACAGCTGGCGCGTGTTCAGAACACCTATCATCGTTATGGCCGATGGTCGCTGCTGCTCAGTTGGGTGCCGGTTATCGGTGATCCGCTGACGGTGGTCGCGGGCCTGATGCGTGAACCCTGGTGGAGCTTCCTGGCGATCGTCACCGTCGCCAAGGCTGCCCGGTATGGCGTGTTGTATCTGATGACGCTGGGGTGGGCATGA
- a CDS encoding sulfite exporter TauE/SafE family protein: MMGHEWLTGAGLVFLGIITGFIGTNTGGSVFLTVPVMIWLGIAPQSSIATARLASVGTMIAGLRHFHQQGKVDYALAIPAAVLGLAGALGGASLLLQIDPALLHKVIGGLTLLLVALSLIKKPHRDKTPPSALRRLFGYLLFIPVGMIGGLFGGQAKLSTYLFIIFFRKTISESVGTRKVGGLVLSVGSLIIFGVSGIVNWQYGCCLVIGTLLGANAGAKFALKKGDQWMESVFNIVVIALALRMLFW, translated from the coding sequence ATGATGGGTCATGAGTGGTTGACAGGTGCCGGTCTGGTTTTCCTCGGAATCATCACGGGATTCATCGGGACCAACACGGGAGGAAGCGTGTTTTTAACCGTCCCGGTGATGATCTGGCTGGGGATTGCGCCTCAGTCATCAATCGCCACCGCGCGCCTGGCCTCGGTAGGCACCATGATTGCCGGCCTGCGCCACTTTCATCAGCAGGGAAAGGTCGATTATGCGCTGGCCATTCCGGCTGCCGTACTGGGGTTGGCCGGGGCTTTGGGAGGCGCGAGCCTTCTTCTTCAAATAGATCCCGCACTGCTGCATAAAGTCATTGGCGGGCTGACATTGCTGCTCGTCGCCCTGTCCCTTATAAAAAAACCTCATCGCGACAAAACCCCTCCCTCAGCGCTCAGGCGTCTGTTTGGCTATCTCCTGTTCATCCCAGTGGGAATGATCGGCGGGTTATTCGGTGGGCAAGCCAAACTCTCGACGTATTTATTCATCATCTTTTTCAGAAAAACCATCAGCGAATCGGTAGGCACCCGCAAAGTCGGCGGGCTCGTCCTCTCCGTGGGCTCACTCATCATTTTCGGTGTCAGCGGCATCGTGAACTGGCAGTACGGCTGCTGTCTGGTTATTGGCACGCTCTTGGGGGCAAATGCCGGCGCGAAATTTGCGCTAAAGAAAGGCGACCAATGGATGGAGTCCGTTTTCAATATCGTCGTGATCGCGCTGGCATTGAGGATGCTGTTCTGGTGA
- a CDS encoding type I secretion system permease/ATPase, whose amino-acid sequence MDRPPQSAETTQGDSGIASLVVIAQLSGVAVSVERLRHLSGLSRAVDTLTLVRLARQIDLKARATTTQISRLAQTPLPAIVEMSDGRYLVLAKCVNDQVLLHDEVQQRTYQVSLSDFEKVWSGRLILVTSRAVLAQGGGKFDLSWFIPSIVKYRKQFLEVLTGSFFLQLFGLVSPLFMQVVIDKVLVHKSMSTLDVLVFGLVTISVFEALLGGLRTYVFSHTTNRVDVELGARLFNHLLGLPLAYFQARRVGDSVARVRELENIRNFLTGNALTVAMDMFFTLVFFAVMLTYSPWLTLIVFISLPCYVALSVLVTPVLKARLDEKFRRSSENQSFLVESVTGIETLKSMAVEPLMQRRWEEQLAAYVSSAFKASSLSSSANQVASLISKLTTAALLWFGARLVIGGDLSVGELIAFNMLSGRVSGPILRLAQLWQDFQQVRLSMARLGDILDNKAESGVSAGQASMPPVKGEVVFDRVVFRYRTDGPEILRGLSLTAQAGSVIGIVGPSGSGKSTLTKLIQRLYSPERGRVLIDGMDLSVLDPASLRRQIGVVLQENMLFKGTVRDNIAFASPGMPLEQVVEAAELAGAHEFILELPQGYDTELGERGNGLSGGQRQRIAIARALATQPKILIFDEATSALDAESESIIHGNMHQICKGRTVFIIAHRLSAVRIAQRIITVEKGAIVEEGSHDELLEQNGRYASLWRHQTGHLHVAA is encoded by the coding sequence ATGGACAGGCCCCCACAGTCAGCTGAAACCACCCAGGGCGACAGCGGCATTGCCTCCCTCGTGGTCATTGCTCAACTCTCGGGCGTGGCAGTCAGCGTTGAACGCCTCAGGCACCTGTCCGGGCTCTCCCGGGCGGTCGATACCCTGACCCTGGTGCGCCTGGCCCGACAGATCGACCTCAAGGCCCGCGCCACCACCACTCAGATCAGCCGCCTTGCCCAGACACCGCTCCCGGCCATTGTCGAGATGAGTGATGGCCGATACCTGGTGCTGGCCAAGTGCGTGAACGATCAAGTACTGCTACACGATGAAGTACAGCAGCGGACCTATCAGGTCAGTTTGAGTGACTTCGAAAAAGTCTGGTCCGGTCGTTTGATCCTTGTCACCTCGCGTGCCGTATTGGCGCAAGGCGGTGGAAAGTTTGATCTGTCGTGGTTTATTCCGTCGATCGTCAAGTACCGCAAGCAATTTCTGGAAGTGCTGACCGGGTCATTTTTCTTGCAGTTGTTTGGCCTGGTCTCGCCGTTATTCATGCAGGTGGTCATCGACAAGGTGCTGGTGCACAAGTCGATGTCGACCCTGGATGTTCTGGTGTTTGGGCTGGTCACCATTTCCGTGTTCGAGGCGCTGTTGGGTGGCTTGCGTACCTACGTCTTCAGCCACACCACCAACCGGGTCGACGTCGAACTGGGCGCTCGTCTGTTCAACCACCTGCTGGGGTTACCGTTGGCCTATTTCCAGGCCCGGCGGGTAGGCGACAGCGTGGCGCGGGTGCGTGAGCTGGAAAACATCCGCAACTTCCTCACCGGCAACGCGCTGACGGTGGCGATGGATATGTTCTTCACCCTGGTGTTCTTCGCGGTGATGCTGACGTACTCGCCATGGTTGACCTTGATCGTGTTCATCTCGCTGCCGTGCTACGTCGCCTTGTCGGTGCTGGTGACGCCCGTGCTTAAGGCACGACTCGATGAGAAGTTTCGCCGCAGCTCGGAAAACCAGTCGTTCCTGGTCGAGTCGGTGACCGGCATCGAAACCCTCAAGTCGATGGCCGTCGAACCCCTGATGCAAAGACGTTGGGAGGAGCAACTGGCGGCCTATGTGTCCAGCGCCTTCAAGGCCTCCAGTCTGTCCAGCTCGGCCAATCAGGTGGCGTCGCTGATCAGTAAACTCACCACGGCGGCGCTGTTGTGGTTCGGTGCCCGCTTGGTGATCGGTGGTGATCTGTCGGTCGGTGAGCTGATCGCTTTCAACATGCTCTCCGGTCGCGTCAGCGGGCCCATTCTGCGTCTGGCGCAGCTGTGGCAGGACTTTCAGCAGGTACGGCTGTCCATGGCTCGGCTGGGCGATATCCTCGACAACAAGGCCGAGTCCGGGGTCTCTGCCGGGCAAGCCTCGATGCCGCCGGTCAAAGGCGAAGTGGTCTTCGACCGAGTGGTGTTTCGCTATCGCACCGATGGTCCAGAGATTCTGCGTGGCCTCTCATTGACGGCTCAGGCGGGTAGCGTGATCGGCATCGTCGGCCCCTCGGGATCCGGTAAAAGCACCCTGACCAAATTGATTCAGCGGCTGTACTCGCCCGAGCGCGGGCGGGTGTTGATCGATGGCATGGATCTGTCGGTACTCGACCCGGCGTCACTGCGCCGACAGATCGGCGTGGTCCTGCAGGAGAACATGCTGTTCAAGGGCACGGTGCGCGACAACATTGCGTTCGCCTCACCTGGCATGCCCTTGGAGCAGGTAGTCGAAGCCGCGGAACTGGCTGGGGCCCATGAGTTCATCCTGGAGCTGCCACAGGGCTACGACACCGAACTGGGCGAGCGTGGCAACGGACTGTCCGGCGGGCAAAGACAACGCATTGCCATCGCCCGGGCCCTGGCCACCCAGCCGAAGATCCTGATCTTCGATGAGGCCACCTCGGCGCTAGACGCCGAGTCGGAGTCGATCATCCACGGCAACATGCACCAGATCTGCAAAGGGCGCACGGTGTTCATCATCGCCCATCGCCTGTCCGCCGTGAGGATCGCCCAGCGCATCATCACCGTCGAGAAGGGCGCCATCGTCGAAGAGGGCAGCCACGACGAGTTGCTCGAACAGAACGGCCGCTATGCCTCACTGTGGCGCCATCAGACGGGGCATCTCCATGTCGCTGCTTGA